In one Culex quinquefasciatus strain JHB chromosome 2, VPISU_Cqui_1.0_pri_paternal, whole genome shotgun sequence genomic region, the following are encoded:
- the LOC6031270 gene encoding medium-chain acyl-CoA ligase ACSF2, mitochondrial isoform X1: MLLLRRIKLKVITGRSYASAGLSYHRCEGKYPLVRRNLGQHLELAAETFPNREALVSLHEAKRLTYSTVLDKVDRMAASLFQLGLSKGDRVGIWAPNGALFYLSTLAVARAGMISVGINPAYQVPELQYALNKVGIKALIAPERYRSRSFYGMICKVVPELLTSHPEKLKSSAVPSLSTVIIDVDDKRALPGTIGYQDLLKIAPKQEQAKISSLQSSISPDSGVNLQFTSGTTGQPKAALLSHYNFINNALTVGVRNGFEENRKHRICVQNPFFHVFGMVVGITTAAGYGCTLVLPGPGFNAEESVQAIIKEKCNVIYGTPTMYVDLVNKVRESGAKLPPVDVAVTGGAPCAPKLFLDIRDVLGVKQVKTIYGLTETTAVCFQTLPIDSEENILTTVGHLGDHWEAKVVDSEGNMVPYGKPGELWMRGYGNMLGYWGDEAKTKDTFAEDNWLKTGDQFVLREDGYGKIVGRIKEMVIRGGENIYPKEIEDFLNSHPKILETHCVGVPDERMGEEICAFVRLRDSSQTMDRAELKDFCQGKIAHFKVPRYVRVVEQLPRTTSGKIQKFKLLESFLNNKD, from the exons ATGCTGCTATTACGGCGCATTAAACTCAAAGTCATTACAGGTCGCAG TTACGCGTCCGCAGGTCTCAGCTATCACCGATGCGAGGGAAAGTATCCGCTGGTTCGCCGTAATTTGGGCCAACACCTCGAACTAGCCGCAGAGACATTTCCCAATCGGGAAGCGCTAGTTTCGTTGCATGAAGCGAAGCGGCTAACGTACTCCACGGTGCTTGATAAG GTTGACCGTATGGCAGCTTCGTTGTTCCAGCTGGGATTATCTAAAGGTGATCGTGTAGGGATTTGGGCACCCAACGGAGCGCTGTTCTACCTGTCAACGCTGGCTGTGGCGCGTGCTGGTATGATATCG GTCGGTATCAATCCAGCCTATCAAGTACCGGAGCTGCAGTACGCACTCAACAAGGTTGGCATCAAGGCACTTATCGCTCCAGAGCGCTACCGAAGTCGCAGTTTCTATGGAATGATCTGCAAAGTAGTTCCCGAACTACTAACTTCTCATCCCGAAAAACTGAAAAGTTCCGCCGTGCCGTCGCTTAGTACGGTGATCATAGATGTCGACGATAAACGTGCACTTCC AGGAACGATCGGATACCAAGATCTGCTCAAGATCGCCCCCAAACAAGAACAAGCCAAGATATCCTCGCTTCAATCATCGATCTCACCTGACAGTGGGGTAAACCTCCAGTTTACATCGGGAACCACCGGGCAACCGAAAGCAGCGCTTCTATCGCACTACAACTTTATCAACAATGCTCTTACCGTTGGTGTTCGAAACGGATTCGAAGAAAACCGAAAGCATCGAATATGCGTTCAAAACCCTTTCTTCCACGTTTTCGGCATGGTAGTAGGAATCACGACTGCAGCAGGTTACGGCTGTACCTTGGTGCTACCTGGACCGGGCTTTAATGCCGAGGAATCGGTACAGGCCATCATCAAAGAAAAGTGCAACGTAATCTACGGAACGCCCACTATGTACGTAGATCTCGTCAACAAAGTTCGGGAATCGGGAGCGAAGCTGCCTCCTGTCGACGTAGCAGTTACGGGAGGTGCACCCTGCGCTCCAAAGCTCTTTCTGGACATCCGGGACGTTCTCGGCGTGAAGCAGGTCAAAACGATCTACGGCCTGACGGAAACCACCGCCGTATGCTTTCAGACACTTCCTATTGATTCCGAGGAGAACATTCTTACCACAGTGGGACATCTGGGAGATCACTGGGAAGCTAAGGTGGTTGATTCCGAAGGAAATATGGTCCCGTACGGAAAACCCGGAGAACTATGGATGCGGGGCTACGGAAACATGCTTGGTTACTGGGGAGATGAAGCCAAGACGAAGGACACGTTCGCCGAAGACAACTGGCTCAAGACTGGCGATCAGTTTGTGCTGCGGGAAGACGGTTATGGGAAGATCGTGGGTAGGATCAAAGAAATGGTTATCCGAGGTGGCGAGAACATCTACCCGAAGGAGATTGAAGATTTTCTCAACTCGCACCCGAAGATTCTCGAGACGCACTGTGTTGGCGTTCCGGACGAACGGATGGGCGAAGAGATTTGTGCGTTCGTGAGGTTGCGAGACTCTTCACAGACCATGGATCGTGCTGAGCTGAAGGATTTTTGCCAAGGGAAGATTGCACACTTTAAGGTGCCGAGATATGTGAGGGTAGTGGAGCAGCTGCCCAGGACGACTTCgggcaaaatacaaaaattcaagttgctggaatcatttttgaataataaagaCTGA
- the LOC6031270 gene encoding medium-chain acyl-CoA ligase ACSF2, mitochondrial isoform X2 → MAASLFQLGLSKGDRVGIWAPNGALFYLSTLAVARAGMISVGINPAYQVPELQYALNKVGIKALIAPERYRSRSFYGMICKVVPELLTSHPEKLKSSAVPSLSTVIIDVDDKRALPGTIGYQDLLKIAPKQEQAKISSLQSSISPDSGVNLQFTSGTTGQPKAALLSHYNFINNALTVGVRNGFEENRKHRICVQNPFFHVFGMVVGITTAAGYGCTLVLPGPGFNAEESVQAIIKEKCNVIYGTPTMYVDLVNKVRESGAKLPPVDVAVTGGAPCAPKLFLDIRDVLGVKQVKTIYGLTETTAVCFQTLPIDSEENILTTVGHLGDHWEAKVVDSEGNMVPYGKPGELWMRGYGNMLGYWGDEAKTKDTFAEDNWLKTGDQFVLREDGYGKIVGRIKEMVIRGGENIYPKEIEDFLNSHPKILETHCVGVPDERMGEEICAFVRLRDSSQTMDRAELKDFCQGKIAHFKVPRYVRVVEQLPRTTSGKIQKFKLLESFLNNKD, encoded by the exons ATGGCAGCTTCGTTGTTCCAGCTGGGATTATCTAAAGGTGATCGTGTAGGGATTTGGGCACCCAACGGAGCGCTGTTCTACCTGTCAACGCTGGCTGTGGCGCGTGCTGGTATGATATCG GTCGGTATCAATCCAGCCTATCAAGTACCGGAGCTGCAGTACGCACTCAACAAGGTTGGCATCAAGGCACTTATCGCTCCAGAGCGCTACCGAAGTCGCAGTTTCTATGGAATGATCTGCAAAGTAGTTCCCGAACTACTAACTTCTCATCCCGAAAAACTGAAAAGTTCCGCCGTGCCGTCGCTTAGTACGGTGATCATAGATGTCGACGATAAACGTGCACTTCC AGGAACGATCGGATACCAAGATCTGCTCAAGATCGCCCCCAAACAAGAACAAGCCAAGATATCCTCGCTTCAATCATCGATCTCACCTGACAGTGGGGTAAACCTCCAGTTTACATCGGGAACCACCGGGCAACCGAAAGCAGCGCTTCTATCGCACTACAACTTTATCAACAATGCTCTTACCGTTGGTGTTCGAAACGGATTCGAAGAAAACCGAAAGCATCGAATATGCGTTCAAAACCCTTTCTTCCACGTTTTCGGCATGGTAGTAGGAATCACGACTGCAGCAGGTTACGGCTGTACCTTGGTGCTACCTGGACCGGGCTTTAATGCCGAGGAATCGGTACAGGCCATCATCAAAGAAAAGTGCAACGTAATCTACGGAACGCCCACTATGTACGTAGATCTCGTCAACAAAGTTCGGGAATCGGGAGCGAAGCTGCCTCCTGTCGACGTAGCAGTTACGGGAGGTGCACCCTGCGCTCCAAAGCTCTTTCTGGACATCCGGGACGTTCTCGGCGTGAAGCAGGTCAAAACGATCTACGGCCTGACGGAAACCACCGCCGTATGCTTTCAGACACTTCCTATTGATTCCGAGGAGAACATTCTTACCACAGTGGGACATCTGGGAGATCACTGGGAAGCTAAGGTGGTTGATTCCGAAGGAAATATGGTCCCGTACGGAAAACCCGGAGAACTATGGATGCGGGGCTACGGAAACATGCTTGGTTACTGGGGAGATGAAGCCAAGACGAAGGACACGTTCGCCGAAGACAACTGGCTCAAGACTGGCGATCAGTTTGTGCTGCGGGAAGACGGTTATGGGAAGATCGTGGGTAGGATCAAAGAAATGGTTATCCGAGGTGGCGAGAACATCTACCCGAAGGAGATTGAAGATTTTCTCAACTCGCACCCGAAGATTCTCGAGACGCACTGTGTTGGCGTTCCGGACGAACGGATGGGCGAAGAGATTTGTGCGTTCGTGAGGTTGCGAGACTCTTCACAGACCATGGATCGTGCTGAGCTGAAGGATTTTTGCCAAGGGAAGATTGCACACTTTAAGGTGCCGAGATATGTGAGGGTAGTGGAGCAGCTGCCCAGGACGACTTCgggcaaaatacaaaaattcaagttgctggaatcatttttgaataataaagaCTGA
- the LOC6031269 gene encoding medium-chain acyl-CoA ligase ACSF2, mitochondrial, which produces MLGQVFVKRFFQTAVRFRNSPSDQSYVHCISPRPLLYRTIGQHLRLAAERYPNREALVSCHEARRLTFSDVLERADRLAAGLQQLGLKSGDRVGIWAHNSSTSYLTSLAVARAGMILVGINPALKARELRHVLKTVDAKALIAGDSFFETIKEVVPELLASSPGYVQSARVPSLTLVVVDSAGERFPGTFNFQELFQFCTEQDVSKIEALQSSISPDSAQCGACLLFTSGTTGKPKAALLSHFSIINNASITSYRNELDSTNHRICVQVSLSHAFGLIDGIIGSMDYGSTMVLPGAKFNARSSVQAILQEKCTAIYGTPTMYVDLLEELRLQRTRLPPVEVAVVGGSPCSAQLMLDIHQQLGVKHVRSGYGMTELASSSFVSDRGDPVEAALDSVGKIIDHCEAKVVDQNGRTVPFGTPGELWFRGFGTMLGFWGDEAKTKEVLGRDGWLKTGDQFILKKNGYGKIVGRIKDIIIRGGDNVYPKEVEDVLDTHPGILESYCIGVPDERLGERVCAFVRVEDTAEGRKLDLDAIKMFFHDSLNIRKSIGTSIVQPRESEQSYVQHTLRGPLVYRNLGQQLRLTTEQFPNQEAIVSCYEGKRLTYSDVLEKVDRMAAAFHQLGLEKGDRVGIWAPNGVAYYLTIFAAARAGLISVGFNPALQLRELEYALNKVELKALVAVDSFRSQNFIAMLQELLPDLEGSSAGNLNSSRVKSLKSVIIASEKSYTGTISMSDLINLPTEHCISNIESTQRTINPDSGACLLFTSGTTGQPKAALLSHFGLLNNAAQGSYRMGFDRNQQRICLTVPMFHVFGLTFGAAASLTYGSTLVVPGVAFNAGETLQAIVKEKCRTVYGTPTMYVDMLNELRKGSISLPLLDVATIGASPCSPELLANIQNELAVKRIVIAYGMTETAGTIFMSDREDDTDIAMGSVGRLNDHYEAKVVDWNGDTVPFGMAGELCVRGYGTMLGFWGDEDKTKEVLDRDRWYKTGDQFVLRPDGYGNVVGRLKEVIIRGGENIYPREIEDLLNTHPDIIESYCIGVPDERLGEEVCAYVRVKDSASNTELSVAEVKQFCKEKIAHFKVPKHLRVVDQFPKTASGKIQKFQLLAMYNKENK; this is translated from the exons ATGCTGGGACAAGTTTTTGTTAAACG GTTCTTCCAAACGGCTGTCCGATTTCGCAACTCCCCATCTGACCAGAGCTATGTGCACTGCATCAGTCCAAGGCCGCTGCTGTACCGTACCATCGGTCAGCACCTCCGACTGGCCGCCGAAAGGTACCCCAACCGGGAGGCCCTAGTGTCCTGCCATGAGGCCCGGCGGTTGACTTTCTCCGATGTGCTGGAAAGGGCAGATCGCTTGGCGGCGGGACTGCAACAGCTGGGGCTGAAAAGTGGGGATCGCGTTGGAATTTGGGCCCACAATAGTTCCACCAGCTATTTAACCAGTCTTGCGGTGGCCCGAGCCGGAATGATCTTG GTTGGAATCAATCCAGCGCTGAAGGCACGTGAGTTGCGGCATGTTTTGAAAACAGTTGACGCAAAGGCGTTGATCGCGGGAGATTCCTTCTTTGAAACGATCAAAGAGGTGGTGCCGGAACTGCTGGCAAGTTCACCTGGATATGTTCAATCGGCGCGTGTTCCCTCGCTGACGCTGGTGGTTGTAGATTCTGCAGGAGAACGATTTCC GGGAACGTTCAACTTTCAAGAGTTGTTTCAATTTTGTACCGAGCAAGACGTATCGAAGATCGAAGCCCTCCAATCATCTATATCTCCCgacagtgcacagtg tggagCGTGTTTGCTGTTCACATCCGGAACAACCGGAAAACCGAAAGCCGCACTTCTGTCGCACTTTTCGATAATCAATAACGCGTCTATCACGTCTTATAGAAATGAACTGGACAGTACAAATCACCGGATTTGTGTTCAGGTATCGCTCTCGCATGCGTTCGGGCTGATTGACGGAATTATTGGTTCAATGGATTACGGATCAACGATGGTACTACCGGGGGCCAAGTTTAACGCGCGCAGTTCTGTGCAAGCGATCTTGCAAGAAAAGTGTACCGCAATCTACGGAACTCCCACGATGTACGTGGATCTACTGGAAGAGTTACGACTTCAACGCACCAGGTTGCCACCTGTTGAAGTGGCTGTCGTTGGAGGATCACCCTGTTCTGCTCAGCTCATGCTAGACATTCATCAACAGTTAGGAGTGAAACACGTTCGTTCTGGCTACGGTATGACAGAGCTGGCCAGCAGTTCCTTCGTCAGCGATCGCGGGGATCCAGTAGAGGCAGCGTTGGACTCCGTGGGTAAGATCATCGATCACTGCGAAGCAAAGGTCGTAGATCAAAATGGACGCACGGTTCCGTTCGGAACTCCTGGAGAATTGTGGTTCCGGGGGTTTGGAACTATGTTGGGATTTTGGGGCGATGAAGCCAAGACAAAAGAAGTACTAGGGCGAGATGGTTGGCTTAAAACTGGAGATCAATTTATCCTGAAGAAGAATGGCTACGGTAAGATCGTTGGAAGGATCAAGGACATAATCATACGAGGAGGCGATAATGTGTACCCAAAAGAGGTCGAAGATGTGCTAGACACACATCCGGGAATTTTAGAGTCATACTGCATCGGAGTTCCAGATGAACGGCTGGGCGAGCGTGTTTGTGCCTTTGTTAGAGTGGAGGATACAGCGGAGGGCCGCAAGCTGGATCTGGatgcaatcaaaat GTTCTTCCACGACTCGTTGAATATACGCAAATCAATTGGAACATCGATCGTCCAACCGCGTGAGAGTGAGCAAAGCTATGTGCAGCACACTCTGAGAGGACCCTTGGTGTACAGAAATTTGGGTCAGCAGCTGCGTCTGACTACAGAACAGTTTCCAAACCAGGAAGCCATCGTGTCGTGCTACGAAGGCAAGCGGCTCACGTACAGCGATGTTCTGGAGAAA GTTGACCGCATGGCAGCGGCGTTTCATCAGCTTGGCCTTGAGAAGGGTGATCGCGTTGGGATTTGGGCACCGAATGGAGTGGCCTACTATTTGACGATTTTCGCTGCGGCCCGAGCTGGACTAATTTCC GTCGGCTTCAATCCAGCACTTCAACTGCGCGAGTTAGAGTATGCGCTTAACAAAGTTGAGCTTAAAGCTCTTGTAGCGGTGGACAGTTTCCGATCTCAGAATTTCATAGCCATGCTGCAAGAACTGTTGCCCGACCTGGAAGGAAGCTCCGCAGGTAATTTGAACTCGTCTCGAGTAAAATCACTCAAGTCGGTGATCATCGCGTCCGAAAAAAGCTATACTGGAACAATCTCAATGTCGGACTTGATCAACCTACCCACCGAGCATTGTATATCAAACATCGAATCGACCCAACGGACAATCAATCCGGACAGTGGTGCATGTCTTCTGTTCACTTCTGGTACTACCGGCCAACCAAAGGCCGCCCTGCTGTCTCACTTTGGTTTGCTGAACAATGCAGCTCAGGGATCGTACCGGATGGGGTTCGATCGTAACCAGCAGCGGATTTGTCTCACGGTACCCATGTTCCACGTGTTTGGACTGACTTTTGGGGCCGCTGCTTCCTTGACCTACGGTTCTACGCTAGTAGTTCCGGGAGTGGCATTTAACGCCGGTGAAACGTTGCAGGCAATTGTTAAAGAGAAATGTAGAACGGTGTACGGAACACCCACAATGTACGTGGATATGCTGAACGAGCTACGTAAAGGTTCAATAAGCCTACCACTTTTGGATGTGGCCACAATCGGAGCATCTCCGTGTTCACCAGAGCTACTGGCAAATATTCAGAATGAGTTGGCAGTGAAAAGGATTGTCATCGCATACGGGATGACGGAAACGGCGGGAACGATCTTCATGAGCGATCGCGAGGATGATACTGATATTGCTATGGGTTCGGTTGGTCGGTTGAACGATCATTACGAGGCAAAAGTGGTTGATTGGAACGGGGACACCGTTCCGTTCGGGATGGCTGGTGAACTCTGTGTGAGAGGTTACGGAACCATGCTGGGATTTTGGGGTGACGAAGACAAGACGAAGGAAGTGTTGGATCGCGATCGTTGGTATAAGACTGGAGACCAGTTTGTACTACGACCTGATGGGTACGGCAATGTGGTTGGTCGTTTGAAAGAGGTCATCATTCGAGGAGGCGAAAACATCTATCCACGGGAGATTGAAGATTTGCTGAACACCCATCCAGACATCATTGAATCATACTGCATTGGAGTTCCGGATGAGCGACTTGGGGAGGAAGTTTGCGCTTATGTCAGGGTGAAGGACTCTGCGAGCAATACAGAGCTGAGCGTGGCTGAAGTTAAACAGTTCTGCAAAGAAAAAATAGCCCATTTTAAGGTTCCAAAGCACTTACGTGTGGTCGATCAGTTCCCGAAAACAGCTTCTGGAAAGATTCAAAAGTTTCAACTGCTAGCAATGTATAACAAAGAAAATAAATAG